From the Lolium rigidum isolate FL_2022 chromosome 2, APGP_CSIRO_Lrig_0.1, whole genome shotgun sequence genome, one window contains:
- the LOC124692158 gene encoding transcription factor MYB3R-2-like, which yields MSRSGDAVPRQRAVNSTSHSRKADGASVNVSNTPHETVKHCHGEELENIGEPLRKNDGHCFKDSCNNTNSEVIARVKWSEEENKILTHMINKHGLKNWQTVAHAIPGRSAPQCRQRWRYKIDSAINKEAWSEQEELRLIRAHQIYGTKWREMVKHFPGRTNGAIKEYWRGPMKRKLNSYLASGLLDQFPDDLENLSVSQNSDSDILKDTKGLSNRNEMTSAVPTSSKSEMGFTETGENADASEGESADLMYVRGVDAPSAKSPQKIIERSEQHAKTKRKLDFLSNPVELKASTFAVNSPRPSQEREQVIPAVAGICPSNGCHDILPEVPSDCADTLLSQTGCYQSTDIYSAEFSDPSDPCSLELDISDLMEMSYFDNLMIFPPGSPHDGNSI from the exons ATGTCGCGGAGCGGAGATGCGGTGCCCAGGCAGCG GGCTGTCAATTCGACGAGTCACTCAAGGAAGGCTGATGGTGCTTCTGTGAATGTG AGTAATACACCACATGAAACTGTCAAACATTGCCACGGTGAAGAATTGGAAAACATAG GAGAGCCACTTCGCAAGAATGATGGCCACTGCTTCAAGGATAGCTGCAATAACACAAATTCTGAAGTCATCGCCAGAGTAAAATGGTCAGAAGAGGAAA ATAAGATACTCACTCATATGATCAACAAACATGGGCTGAAAAACTGGCAAACTGTCGCACATGCTATACCGGGCCGAAGTGCACCGCAATGCCGACAAAG GTGGAGATACAAAATAGACTCTGCAATAAACAAGGAGGCATGGTCGGAGCAGGAGGAGTTGAGACTGATTCGTGCTCATCAAATTTATGGAACTAAGTGGCGTGAAATGGTCAAACATTTTCCTGGGAG GACGAATGGCGCAATCAAAGAATACTGGAGAGGCCCAATGAAAAGAAAGTTGAATTCATATTTAGCTTCAGGGTTGCTTGATCAATTCCCGGATGATCTTGAAAACCTGTCAGTATCACAGAACAGTGACTCGGATATTCTGAAAGACACTAAAGGTTTGTCCAATAGAAATGAAATGACATCAGCTGTACCAACAAGTTCCAAATCTGAAATGGGCTTCACAGAAACAGGTGAAAATGCTGATGCATCGGAGGGAGAAAGTGCAGATTTGATGTATGTTAGAGGAGTTGATGCTCCTTCAGCCAAATCCCCTCAAAAGATAATTGAAAGATCCGAGCAGCATGCAAAAACCAAAAGGAAATTGGATTTTCTGTCAAACCCAGTGGAGCTTAAGGCGTCCACTTTTGCAGTAAACTCTCCGAGGCCTTCACAGGAAAGGGAACAAGTGATTCCAGCCGTTGCTGGTATCTGTCCTTCAAATGGATGCCATGATATTTTACCAGAAGTCCCGTCGGATTGTGCAGacacacttttatcacaaactggTTGTTACCAATCCACTGATATTTATTCTGCAGAATTCTCAGATCCCTCAGATCCATGTTCACTAGAGCTAGACATATCAGATCTTATGGAGATGTCATACTTTGATAACTTGATGATTTTTCCTCCTGGTTCTCCACATGATGGTAACTCCATATAA